The following are encoded together in the Bos taurus isolate L1 Dominette 01449 registration number 42190680 breed Hereford chromosome 10, ARS-UCD2.0, whole genome shotgun sequence genome:
- the OR4N2 gene encoding olfactory receptor family 4 subfamily N member 2, whose amino-acid sequence MENENSTEVTEFILAGLTQSQNIQLLVFALVLIFYLIILPGNFLIILTIRSDPSLTAPLYFFLGNLAFLDASYSFIVAPRMLVDFLSEKKVISYRACITQLFFLHFLGGGEGLLLVVMAFDRYIAICRPLHYSTVMNPRACYALLLALWLGGFVHSIIQVALILRLPFCGPNRLDNFFCDVPQVIKLACTDTFVVELLMVFNSGLMTLLCFLGLLASYAVILCRVHGSSSEGKSKALSTCTTHIIVIFLMFGPGIFIYTRPFRAFPADKVVSLFHTVIFPLLNPVIYTLRNQEVKSSVKRLFSQHLA is encoded by the coding sequence ATGGAGAATGAGAACAGTACGGAGGTGACAGAATTCATCCTTGCTGGTCTGACTCAGTCTCAAAATATTCAGCTCCTGGTGTTTGCCCTAGTCTTAATTTTCTACCTCATCATCCTCCCTGGAAATTTCCTCATCATCCTCACCATCAGGTCAGACCCCAGTCTCACGGCCCCGCTCTACTTCTTCCTGGGCAACCTGGCCTTCCTGGATGCATCCTACTCCTTCATTGTGGCTCCCAGGATGCTGGTGGACTTCCTCTCTGAGAAGAAGGTGATCTCCTATAGAGCCTGCATCACTCAGCTCTTCTTCTTGCACTTtcttggaggaggggagggattACTCCTTGTCGTGATGGCCTTTGACCGCTACATTGCCATCTGTCGTCCTTTACACTATTCGACTGTCATGAACCCTAGAGCCTGCTATGCCTTGCTGTTGGCTCTGTGGCTTGGAGGCTTTGTTCATTCCATTATCCAAGTGGCCCTCATCCTCCGCTTGCCCTTCTGTGGTCCAAACCGACTGGACAACTTCTTCTGTGATGTGCCGCAGGTCATCAAGCTGGCCTGCACTGACACCTTTGTGGTGGAGCTGCTGATGGTCTTCAACAGTGGTCTGATGACCCTCCTGTGCTTCCTGGGCCTTCTGGCCTCCTATGCAGTCATCCTCTGCCGTGTACATGGCTCCTCCTCTGAGGGGAAGAGCAAGGCGCTGTCCACGTGCACCACCCACATCATCGTTATATTTCTCATGTTCGGGCCTGGCATCTTTATCTACACCCGCCCCTTCAGAGCCTTCCCAGCTGACAAGGTGGTTTCTCTCTTCCACACAGTGATCTTTCCCCTGTTAAACCCTGTGATTTATACTCTTCGCAACCAGGAAGTAAAATCGTCTGTGAAAAGGCTGTTTAGTCAGCACTTAGCCtga
- the OR4K6 gene encoding olfactory receptor family 4 subfamily K member 6, whose translation MEAVNHSRVSEFVLLGLTDSPQLQIFLFVMFSVFCLMTMLGNCLILLTVLSTPHLHSPMYFLLSNLSLIDMCLSSFATPKMIMDFFAQHKTISFEGCISQIFFLHLFTGTEIVLLISMSFDRYIAICKPLHYSSIMSQRVCVGLVATSWTVGFLHTMSQLAFTLYLPFCGPNVVDSFFCDLPLVIQLACIDIYVLGIFMISTSGVIALVSFLFLLTSYITVLVTIKDHSSTGSTKAFSTCTAHFIVVLMFFGPCIFIYVWPFTDFLVDKVLSVFYTIFTPFLNPLIYTLRNQEVKTAVKKKLSNQYLNLGKTTPIYSVQ comes from the coding sequence ATGGAGGCAGTCAACCATTCCAGAGTGTCTGAATTTGTGTTACTTGGACTTACTGATTCTCCTCAGCTCCAGATTTTCCTTTTTGtgatgttttctgttttctgcttAATGACCATGTTGGGCAATTGTCTGATTTTGCTCACGGTACTGTCCACCCCACACCTTCACTCTCCCATGTACTTCCTGCTCAGCAACCTGTCTCTCATCGACATGTGTCTGTCTTCCTTTGCCACTCCAAAGATGATCATGGACTTCTTTGCTCAGCACAAGACCATCTCCTTCGAGGGATGCATTTCTCAGATCTTCTTTTTGCACCTCTTCACTGGGACTGAAATTGTGCTGCTCATCTCCATGTCTTTTGACAGGTACATTGCCATATGCAAACCTCTCCATTATTCATCAATTATGAGCCAAAGAGTATGTGTTGGGCTTGTGGCAACTTCTTGGACAGTGGGCTTCTTGCATACAATGAGCCAGTTAGCTTTTACCCTCTATTTACCCTTTTGTGGTCCCAATGTTGTGGACAGTTTCTTCTGTGACCTTCCTTTGGTCATCCAGCTGGCATGTATAGACATATATGTTCTTGGAATCTTCATGATTTCAACCAGTGGTGTGATTGCTCTTGtaagttttctgtttttgctgacttccTACATCACTGTTCTGGTCACTATCAAGGACCACTCCTCCACTGGATCAACTAAGGCTTTTTCTACCTGCACTGCACATTTCATAGTTGTGTTGATGTTCTTTGGGCCCTGCATATTTATCTATGTGTGGCCTTTCACAGACTTCCTGGTGGACAAAGTTCTCTCTGTTTTCTACACCATCTTTACCCCTTTTCTGAATCCACTTATCTATACTCTGAGAAACCAGGAAGTGAAAACAGCTGTGAAGAAGAAACTAAGTAACCAATATTTAAATCTTGGGAAAACTACTCCAATATATTCAGTACAATGA
- the OR4N4 gene encoding olfactory receptor family 4 subfamily N member 4 has protein sequence MERENSTVVTEFILAGLTQSQDVQLLVFTLVLIFYLIILPGNFLIILTIRSDPSLTAPLYFFLGNLAFLDASYSFIVAPRMLVDFLSEKKVISYRGCITQLFFLHFLGGGEMLLLNVMAFDPYIAICRPLHYSTVMNPRACYALLLALWLGGFVHSIIQVALILCLPFCGPNRLDNFFCDVPQVIKLACTDTFVVELLMVFNSGLLTLLCFLGLLASYAVILCRVHGSSSEGKSKALSMCTTHVIIILLMFGPAIFIYTRPFTALSADKVVSFFHTVIFPLMNPVIYTLRNQEVKASMRKILSQHMVC, from the coding sequence AGAtgttcagctcctggtcttcacACTGGTCTTAATTTTCTACCTCATCATCCTCCCTGGAAATTTCCTCATCATCCTCACCATCAGGTCAGACCCCAGTCTCACGGCCCCCCTCTACTTCTTCCTGGGCAACCTGGCCTTCCTGGATGCATCCTACTCCTTCATTGTGGCTCCCAGGATGCTGGTGGACTTCCTCTCTGAGAAGAAGGTGATCTCCTATAGAGGCTGCATCACTCAGCTCTTCTTCTTGCACTTCCTTGGAGGAGGGGAGATGCTACTCCTAAATGTGATGGCCTTTGACCCGTACATTGCCATCTGTCGTCCTTTACACTATTCGACTGTCATGAACCCTAGAGCCTGCTATGCCTTGCTGTTGGCTCTGTGGCTTGGAGGCTTTGTTCATTCCATTATCCAAGTGGCCCTCATCCTCTGCTTGCCCTTCTGTGGTCCAAACCGACTGGACAACTTCTTCTGTGATGTGCCGCAGGTCATCAAGCTGGCCTGCACTGACACCTTTGTGGTGGAGCTGCTGATGGTCTTCAACAGTGGCCTGCTCACCCTGCTGTGCTTCCTGGGCCTTCTGGCCTCCTATGCAGTCATCCTCTGCCGTGTACATGGCTCCTCCTCTGAGGGGAAGAGCAAGGCGCTGTCCATGTGCACCACTCATGTCATCATTATACTTCTCATGTTTGGGCCTGCCATCTTTATCTACACTCGTCCCTTCACAGCCTTATCAGCAGACAAAGTGGTTTCCTTTTTCCACACAGTGATCTTTCCTTTGATGAATCCTGTGATTTATACCCTTCGCAACCAGGAAGTAAAAGCTTCCATGAGGAAGATATTGAGTCAACACATGGTTTGTTGA